CAGAGCTGTCCATAATTCCTGATAAGGCAAGAATGAGACATAGTCCTCTCTGTTCATCCTCTTGATTGATTCTGGACCTCCCTGTAGAATAAAAGAACAAATCACAATTTACTGCAGAAGCTTTTTgcatgtgggggaaaaaaatctctatGTGAAGTTTAGCTTTGATCTCTGTCTACACCTGATGGCAAATCTGAGTTCTTTTTCACTTAGTCTCAGAATATCCCCTTCCCCACACAGTAACTACTTCACTTGCTGTCCTCCAGGTTTACTCTCACTGTTCCATCTGTGCTAAGACTCTGACTCCTCCTGTCACTTTCCAGTTGGATCATCCCCAAATCCCTCTTTTCCAGAATCCATGGCTTCTGAGCTGTCACTCAACAATCAGACAAAACCAAGTTTTCTCAAATCTATGTAATGGAATTTCAATAAAGGAAAGAAGCATTGAAAAGTAGTGAATGTgtttgagaaaaagaaacatgaaaactgAATTAATGGTGAAGAAACTTCTATTTTGCTCCTAGTTTTGCCGCTTTCTGtataattttaaggaaattaCAATCTCAAGGGATTTCCATTGCCACTAGAGCAATTATAGCCTGCAAAGAAGAAAACCCTGTGGATCCTTTATCTAATGTCAAAGAGCTTTGGACAGCGGGAAGAGTTGTCACAAATAAACTGTTTTTCTGTTCTTGTTCTGCAGCTGATGCAGTGGCCTGTCCAACCTTTATAGCTGAAAGTACAGCCAACCTGCTAGCTCCTGAATCTGTGTTCAGGGCATCACTCTCCAAATACAGAGCACCTCCAGAAGCTGTGGAGGCGAAGCTGCAAGTTAAGAGATGCACAGACAAGATGAGCCTTGATAAAAGAGTACTATTTGGGAAAGTGCTGGTAATTTCTTCCTCCTTTATGCATAACGGTCTTATTTAGACCTATTATGTCAGTTAACTGTTCTATAGGGTGCCCAGGTGGCAGAGCATCCGACTTGCTGATGTCCTTGTAAAAGATGGTCTCGAGGCTGGATGTTACTAGAACACCTGCTAAATTGAACTCAGCCACACATGGCATCCTGGCATCATGGGTATGCCCCTCCTACTGAGATCTCCTGCCTGATTGCCACATTCCTCATGGTGCACTGAGAAATCAGACAGCCTGAGTTCCAAGCAAGGATGTTGAAAAGCCAAGCTTGGCTGCCTCTCTACCTCTTAGCTTTCCTGACGATGAGCACTGCCCTACCAGTGTATCTGGTCACGTTAGACTCTCACGTGTGAAGGTTGATGTGTTGGAGGGCTAGGATGAATGGAAAGAGGGAACTGAGCTCATCCTCTGTCAGAACGGGTAGTGTCTGGCTGGGAttctctccctgctcctgcagATCCATGAGCCCACTCCCATTAACTCCTTTGACACAGCTGTGGGCAGGCACCATTGCTGCTTTGTCTCCTGCAGTTTTAAATGAACAAGCAGCATTTAAAGGAACAAACAGTACCTCTTTTATCAGGAAATCTGATGATAAAGTGGTTTACCATTCTGTCTGACCCTGCTTTTATACAGTGAAGTTCAACTGCAAATGGTCATAAATGTTGACATTCTGTATTGAGGAGTTCAAGAGCCATGAAGCAGAATTCACATCATGGGGGCCTGGAAATCTGCTGAATGTAGTACTTGCAACATCGACTCCGAGTCCTGCTCTGCACCACTCAGCCATGGTTCCCCCTTTGAGGGGACAGTAGAGATCCCTGTCCTGACATGTCAGAGAAAATAACTCCTAGAACCTTCTGCTTTGTTCTTAATGTTACCCCTTTCCATTTGAAACTAACCATACACGTAAATCATGCCAGGTGGTAGGTAGAATCTTGTCTACGAAAGCTTATTACAGAAAATCTATGTGTGGTTtcaataacagaaaactttttaaatttgacatttctatacctttttccaggtctccttaTATTTCACCTACTTTGGGAAGGCAGTCCCCTAGTGTGCTTTGTTTGTGGTAACTCCATTAGGTTGTGACTTAATTTCACACACACCTGCTTTTTAGGCCTTCTAATTTTACATAATGCCTTTGGAAGGAAAATCCCATTGACTTCTGGGTTGTGGTGATCTGTCATCTGTAGAAGTGTGACTGACCTCACCTtttcccccttcttcctttctgttcAATTTCAGGCAGAAGTTGTTTTGCGGACGTGTACCTTGTAAGACGTGAATGATATTTGATGTTGGTGTCCATTGTCTTTCCAGGATTGCCTCTTTACAATACTATATAAAATTTCAATGTCTTGCTTTAATAAATTACTTTCTCTGCACTTATCCACTTGTCTTCTCATTATATTAATTTCATGGGTATTGAAATGatggttttttttcatttattaaacttttatttaatgaatacaaatttccaaagtacagcttatgggttacaatggcttcccccctcctataacttccctcccacccgcaaccctccccttccattcacatcaagattcattttcaattctctttatatacagaagatcagtatagtatatattaggtaaagatttcaacagtttgcccccatatagcaacacaaagtgaaaaaaatactgttggagtactagttatagcattaaataagagtgtacagcacattaatgactagagcctagggagattactaacaccatgaacaggagtgtcaaattgttaagtcagcaacagga
This window of the Lepus europaeus isolate LE1 chromosome 7, mLepTim1.pri, whole genome shotgun sequence genome carries:
- the LOC133764156 gene encoding secretoglobin family 1D member-like; the protein is MQMLASILLLSLALCCYEADAVACPTFIAESTANLLAPESVFRASLSKYRAPPEAVEAKLQVKRCTDKMSLDKRVLFGKVLAEVVLRTCTL